One Arthrobacter sp. Marseille-P9274 genomic region harbors:
- a CDS encoding MFS transporter, with protein sequence MGIEQTSRLWTKDFILAIVTNLFISMVYYLLMVSMALYAVERFQASDSAAGFASSSFIIGAVVARLFSGRLMEVVGRKRLLIVSLAAYTILSYLYIPSGSLGLLLALRLLHGMAFGAGSTALAAGVQGLIPAARRSEGTGYFGVSTTLSTAVGPFLAVLLSAGGNYDGIFWFCTVSSIAALAVGLLVRLPERRTTAVEIPTPEDPAAPAPVPSAKRRRRLGLTSVVDPDALPISLVTLLGGFAYSGIVAFLTSYTREEGLDSAAALFFLVYAIAVLVSRLFAGRIQDRRGDNMVIYPMLLVFAAGLALLAFEPSFATIVLAAAFSGLGFGGLMPAVQAIAVNTVPEARMGMATSTFFVMLDIGVGFGPVLLGVFLPMTGFGGMYAGLCALVVLSIGVYVLVHGRTPAARRPVAA encoded by the coding sequence GTGGGCATTGAACAGACAAGCAGGCTGTGGACCAAGGACTTCATCCTCGCTATCGTCACCAACCTGTTCATCTCGATGGTCTACTACCTCCTGATGGTTTCGATGGCGCTCTACGCCGTGGAGCGGTTCCAGGCCTCGGACAGCGCGGCGGGCTTCGCGTCCAGCTCCTTCATCATCGGGGCGGTCGTGGCCCGGCTGTTCAGCGGCAGGCTGATGGAGGTGGTGGGCCGGAAGCGGCTGCTCATTGTGAGCCTTGCCGCCTACACCATCCTGTCCTACCTCTACATTCCCAGCGGCTCGCTCGGGCTGCTGCTGGCGCTGCGGCTGCTGCACGGCATGGCGTTCGGCGCGGGCAGCACGGCGCTGGCGGCCGGCGTGCAGGGGCTGATTCCGGCGGCGCGGCGCAGCGAGGGCACCGGCTACTTCGGGGTCTCGACGACGTTGTCCACTGCGGTGGGGCCGTTCCTGGCGGTGCTGCTCTCGGCCGGCGGCAACTATGACGGCATCTTCTGGTTCTGCACCGTCTCCTCCATCGCGGCGCTGGCGGTAGGCCTGCTGGTCCGGCTGCCCGAGCGCCGCACCACCGCCGTCGAAATTCCGACCCCGGAAGACCCGGCTGCGCCGGCCCCGGTTCCGTCCGCGAAGAGGCGGCGCCGGCTGGGCCTGACGTCCGTCGTCGACCCGGATGCCCTGCCGATCTCGCTGGTCACGCTGCTGGGCGGCTTCGCCTACTCGGGCATCGTGGCGTTCCTGACCTCCTACACGCGGGAGGAGGGGCTGGATTCGGCGGCCGCCCTGTTCTTCCTCGTCTACGCGATCGCCGTCCTGGTCTCCCGGCTTTTCGCCGGACGGATCCAGGACCGGCGCGGCGACAACATGGTCATTTATCCGATGCTGCTGGTCTTCGCTGCGGGCCTCGCTCTGCTCGCGTTCGAGCCGAGCTTCGCCACGATCGTGCTCGCGGCGGCTTTCAGCGGGCTGGGCTTCGGCGGCCTGATGCCCGCCGTCCAGGCCATCGCGGTCAATACCGTGCCCGAGGCCCGGATGGGCATGGCGACATCCACGTTCTTCGTGATGCTGGATATCGGCGTGGGCTTCGGTCCGGTGCTGCTGGGCGTCTTCCTGCCGATGACGGGCTTCGGCGGGATGTACGCGGGGCTGTGCGCGCTGGTGGTCCTCAGCATCGGCGTCTACGTTCTGGTGCATGGGCGGACGCCGGCGGCCCGTCGCCCCGTCGCGGCCTGA
- a CDS encoding DsbA family oxidoreductase yields MKIEIWSDVACPWCFIGKRRFESALENFEHKDEVEVQWRSYQLDPTLPEHYDGTETEYLSEIKGMPQQQVRQMFEHVTAQAAGEGLAYDFDKIVVANSFMAHRFMHLANEHGRIDAAKEALLSGHFEHGEDIGDIDYLARTGVVLGLDEAEVREALTSDKYSAEVRADIAEARALGVNGVPFFVLDRKYGISGAQPAEVFGRALQQAWAERSPLTVLSGNTNDGATCGPEGCN; encoded by the coding sequence ATGAAGATTGAGATCTGGTCTGACGTTGCCTGCCCCTGGTGCTTCATCGGCAAGCGCCGCTTCGAGAGCGCCCTGGAGAACTTCGAGCACAAGGATGAGGTCGAGGTGCAGTGGCGCAGCTACCAGCTGGACCCCACGCTGCCGGAGCACTATGACGGCACTGAGACCGAGTACCTGAGCGAGATCAAGGGCATGCCGCAGCAGCAGGTCCGGCAGATGTTCGAGCACGTCACGGCCCAGGCTGCCGGCGAGGGCCTGGCCTACGACTTCGACAAGATCGTGGTGGCCAACAGCTTCATGGCCCACCGGTTCATGCATCTGGCCAATGAGCACGGCAGGATAGACGCGGCCAAGGAGGCGCTGCTCTCCGGCCATTTCGAACATGGTGAAGACATCGGCGACATCGATTACCTGGCGCGCACCGGCGTCGTACTTGGCCTGGATGAGGCCGAGGTCCGCGAGGCACTGACCAGCGACAAATACTCCGCGGAGGTCCGTGCCGACATCGCCGAGGCGCGGGCGCTGGGTGTGAACGGCGTGCCGTTCTTCGTGCTGGACCGCAAGTACGGGATTTCCGGGGCGCAGCCGGCCGAGGTGTTCGGGCGCGCGCTGCAGCAGGCGTGGGCGGAGCGTTCTCCGCTGACCGTCCTGTCTGGCAACACGAACGACGGCGCGACCTGCGGCCCGGAGGGCTGCAACTGA
- a CDS encoding ZIP family metal transporter produces MLEALGWGLLAGSSFLLGGLIALRWNVGNSVFLGALTGLGAGALLSAVSYKLIAEAGRMAGGSGYVGAGLLGGAVAAALVTSGKLRGGSLSGPPRHYPSFWIVGLSVIAEAIIITGGLLGSTGLSAAVLAAVFLCGFPESMADTGPLRSAGYTKSQVIGGWLSMMLLCGVATAAFTGLLTPAPAVLVAFVLAFAGGGILTYVTVHMIPEGIKDAGAITGITIAVGFGLSFSLIEILGGH; encoded by the coding sequence ATGCTGGAGGCACTTGGCTGGGGATTGCTGGCAGGCTCGTCCTTTCTCCTGGGCGGCCTGATCGCACTGCGCTGGAACGTGGGCAACAGTGTCTTCCTCGGCGCGCTGACGGGGCTTGGCGCAGGGGCCCTGCTGTCGGCTGTGTCCTACAAGCTCATTGCAGAAGCTGGACGGATGGCCGGCGGGAGCGGCTACGTCGGCGCGGGATTGCTTGGCGGGGCCGTGGCGGCTGCGCTGGTGACCTCCGGCAAGCTGCGGGGCGGTAGCTTGTCAGGGCCTCCCCGCCACTATCCCAGTTTCTGGATAGTAGGGTTGTCCGTGATCGCGGAAGCCATCATCATCACCGGAGGCCTGCTCGGAAGCACCGGCCTCAGCGCCGCTGTCCTTGCCGCGGTCTTCCTGTGCGGGTTCCCCGAGTCCATGGCCGACACCGGGCCGTTGCGCTCCGCGGGCTATACCAAGAGCCAAGTTATCGGCGGCTGGCTTTCGATGATGCTCCTGTGCGGAGTGGCTACTGCCGCATTCACGGGGCTGCTAACCCCGGCACCGGCGGTACTTGTGGCGTTTGTACTGGCGTTCGCCGGCGGCGGCATCCTCACGTATGTGACCGTCCACATGATTCCGGAGGGGATCAAAGACGCCGGCGCCATCACCGGAATCACAATCGCAGTCGGCTTCGGCCTCTCCTTCTCGCTGATCGAGATTCTCGGCGGACACTGA